The Malus domestica chromosome 10, GDT2T_hap1 genome contains a region encoding:
- the LOC114827251 gene encoding probable sodium/metabolite cotransporter BASS3, chloroplastic: MLPFVVAATAIAALAQPSTFTWVSKDLYAPALGGIMLSIGIKLSIDDFALAFKRPLPLSVGFIAQYVLKPLLGVLIANASGVPRMFYAGFVLTACVS, from the exons ATGCTTCCTTTCGTCGTTGCTGCTACCGCCATTGCTGCTCTGGCTCAGCCGTCAACGTTCACTTG GGTATCCAAGGATTTATATGCCCCTGCTCTTGGTGGGATCATGCTGTCAATTGGAATCAAACTTTCGATTGATGATTTTGCTCTTGCATTCAAAAG ACCTTTACCACTCTCTGTTGGGTTTATCGCGCAGTATGTGCTGAAACCGCTACTTGGGGTACTAATTGCAAACGCATCTGGCGTGCCGAGGATGTTCTACGCTGGCTTTGTTCTCACCGCTTGTGTCTCATGA